A window of the Astyanax mexicanus isolate ESR-SI-001 chromosome 22, AstMex3_surface, whole genome shotgun sequence genome harbors these coding sequences:
- the mob1ba gene encoding MOB kinase activator 1Ba encodes MSFLFGSRSSKTFKPKKNIPEGSHQYELLKHAEATLGSGNLRMAVMLPDGEDLNEWVAVNTVDFFNQINMLYGTITDFCTEESCPLMSAGPKYEYHWADGTNIKKPIKCSAPKYIDYLMTWVQDQLDDETLFPSKIGVPFPKNFMSVAKTILKRLFRVYAHIYHQHFDSVIQLQEEAHLNTSFKHFIFFVQEFNLIDRKELAPLQELIEKLTSKDR; translated from the exons CGGGAGCCGCTCGTCAAAGACGTTCAAGCCGAAGAAGAATATTCCAGAGGGATCACACCAGTATGAACTACTGAAGCATGCTGAGGCCACACTGGGCAGTGGGAACCTGCGCATGGCCGTCATGCTCCCGGACGGAGAGGACCTCAATGAATGGGTGGCAGTCAACA CTGTGGACTTCTTTAATCAGATCAACATGCTGTACGGGACCATCACTGACTTCTGCACTGAGGAAAGCTGCCCTCTAATGTCTGCTGGACCTAA GTATGAATACCACTGGGCTGATGGAACAAACATAAAGAAGCCCATTAAATGCTCTGCTCCCAAATACATTGATTACTTGATGACCTGGGTCCAGGACCAGCTTGATGATGAAACCCTTTTCCCTTCAAAAATAG GTGTCCCTTTCCCAAAGAACTTCATGTCCGTGGCGAAGACAATTCTGAAGCGTCTCTTCCGAGTCTACGCTCACATCTACCACCAGCACTTTGACTCAGTCATCCAGCTGCAAGAGGAGGCCCACCTCAACACCTCCTTCAAAcacttcatcttttttgttcag GAGTTCAACTTGATCGACAGGAAAGAACTGGCACCCCTTCAGGAGCTGATTGAGAAGCTGACGTCTAAGGACAGATAA